atGGAGGGGATGCACTCGATTgagtccggagttgagagggttgggttatgaggacagactgagtagactggggttatactcattgaagttcagaagaatgagggaagatcttgtagaaacataaaagattatgaagggaatagataagatagaagcaggcaagctgtttccactggcgggtgaaactagggggcatggctcaAATTCagggggagcagaattaggactgagtcgaggagcaacttcttcacacaaagggttgtgaatctgtggaattccctgcccagtgaagcagttgaggctactcattgaatgtttttagggaaggatagatacatttttgagaagtcaaggaattaaggattatggtttcagacaaagctcggcacatcatcgtgggccgaagggcctgttctgtgctgtactgttctatgttctatggtgagctgcgggtaagtggatctgagtccacgataagatcagccatgatcttattgaatagtggagcaggctcgaggggccagatggcttactccggctcctagttcttatgttcttacgctcTTAACCAGAATGGGTGGGAAACCACTATTAAGAAAGAAGGAATACATATCAATAGcaccattttggaaagtggcatcatcagaacagatgcttCGGAGGAGAAGGAACTGAGAAAATGGGAAGGATCCCTTACAGAATGTGGGTTGTGACGAGCTGTAGCCAAGGGAGTTGTGCGGGTTTGTAGGCTTGCAATGAGTATTGCTGTGCTACACATGAACAGAAATTGCGACAAATGTGTCACGGAAGGGGAGAGAAGTGTCACAGATGAACCACCTGAAGCTGATCGAGGTGTGGAAATTGAAAGTGAAATTAATATATTTTTTCAGGTCCAGAAAatagcatgaagcggcaccaaaattgTCACAGATGAACTGATGAAAGAGGCCAGAATAGGAGTGGAAAATGGAATGTTCTACGTACCACATAAAGAGACAGGCAGAACTGGGACCCATGTGTGTGTCTACAGCGCACATTTTAATTGAAGGAAATGAAATGAGttgaaggagaaattgttcagagagagaacaagttcagcccgTTAGAGGAGAAAGATGGTAGATAGGGGTTGTTCAGGGTTCTTTGCGAGGGAGAAGCATAAAGCTCTTACACCATTCTGGtcgggaatggagggagaaagtAATTGGACATCCATGGCAAGGAAGAGGCGGTTTGGGCCAGAGAACTGAAAGTGGTTGATAGAGGGATGTattgccaagtggtattatcgctagtttattaatccagaagttcagctaatgtcctagggacccgggttcgagtctcaTCACGGCAGCtcatggaattcgaattcaataaagatatctggaattatgaatctattgatgaccatgaaaccattgttgattatcggaaaagttcatctggttcactgatgtcctttacggaaggaaatctgccatccttacccagtctggcctacatgtgactccagagacacagcaatgtggttgactctcaattggactcgggcaattcgggatgggcaataagcgctgaccagccagagatgccgatgtcccacgaataaataaaaaaccaTATGTAGTGTCAGAGGAAACAAGAATCTAGTTGGGAAAGGAGTGGACAAGAAAAGAGAGCATGGATTCAAGATGGGATGAATTTATTTCAATTTGGCAGGAACAGGCTGGCACGACAGGCTTAATGGCATAGTCCTGTTTGCGGATTTTGGAAAGGAGGTAGATGCAGTCCGTCCAGGGCTGGGAGACTATGAGGCTGGAAACACTGGAGGAAAGATCTCCGGAGAAGATATGGTCAGTGAAAGCCCTGGAAACATTGGCTTGATATTCGGAGATGGGGTCATAATCCAATATGAGGTCATGATCTCAGGGGAGGTAGGAGGTCGTGTCCGAGAGTTGGTGCTCAGCCTCTGCTGGTTAGACATTATTAAGCCAGACCTTTGTCGGTGGGTTTAATTAAAATGTCAGTGTTGGGCATGAGAGACCACAGTGCAGCAAGTTCGGAAAGATACAGGTTTGAGTGGATGTGATGAGcaaagaaattgaactggacgatGCCACTCCAACAGTTCTCAATTAAAAGTTCAAGAGCAAGTAACGTGCCACAATAAGGGGACCAGGTGGAGGGAGAATGCTGTAAGTGGGTGAAAGAAGCTGCTGAACGAGGGAGGCCACCTGTTCAAAGAAGGGAGCATGGAGATGACGGCAGTGGCAGAAGAGTTCAGCATCATGTCACGCCCAAAATTCGTAGAGAACGTAAGGGTATGaagctgagtcctttgctgagcAAGTTCAGCCTCAGAGAGGAGAAAGTTAAAGTATACTCCATTTCTCACAACCCGAAGAGTAACTTTCAGCTAATTTCAAAATTAAAGTAAAGAATAGATATAGAGATTAACCATTGaattaaattaaattcaattaagcCTTAAAAGTTCCCCACTCACCAAAGGCACTTTAATACAACCCAAAGCAACCCTCCAGCGCAGAAATATTCCAGATAGTTCGAGAATTTAGAAAATGCAGCCTACATTGTGGAGCAAAAATAGGTCACTTTGCTAACCTCGTCTGCTCCAGCCAAAAAGCGAGCTATTCAACTGAacagaatttcccacaacaagttCCGTGGTCTTGGTGGTTATGGCACTTCAGTTGTTTATCCATAAATCTTTTCAATTCATTGAAGGCTGATGTCTCTcctaccctttcagacagtgagctcTAAACTTCGATCAGCTTATTTGTGAATACAAGTCCTCAAATCTTCTGTAATCTTtcaaccaatcactttaaatcaatgccACCTTAACTCAGTCACGGGTCTTTTTGTGCAGAAAATAGCTCCAACTAGCCGCTCTACATTGGCCCATCATAACCTTGAACATCTTAATCAAACCCACCCCACACTCCTCCAAATCCATCCTCAATTGTTTCAAGGAGAGCAACCCCAGCTTATACAATCTTTCCACTTGATTGCATTATTCCACTCCTGGTAACGTATTCGTAACTCTCCTCTGTTCCCTCTGTAATACAATGACACCCCTCTTGTAATGAGATGACCAcatctgcacacagtattcaagttgTAATCTGGCAAGTATTTAACCTATCTCCAGTATAACCAGTTATTTCCTTCTCAGCTCTGCATGTTCGTTTTGTTCCAGTTCAGACGATCTCATAAATGTATCGTGAGAAATGTAATAAATACATATATCACAGCACAAAGAATGACCCCTGAAGTTATTTTTATGAATTATTAGATTGGGTTTTCTGAGGAATAAATATGGAATAAGGCTCCGTTGCACAATCCCCATCAAATATTCCATCACAAGCGCAAAGCAGGTTTAGTTACTGAGTGAAGCCTCCTGAACATTGTCTCTTCAAGCACTCCAGAACAAGTCAAATCACGGATACGGGGTAAAGCTACACGGTCCCATCCAAAGCTCAAATGGCACAGGGTATATGTATCGAGTAACCTACTTATTCATAGAGAACCATTCATATGTTACGGAGATGAAAGGATCCTTAGATATAAAGCGAAGTTCTGTGAAATGTATGTTTGAGCCACTGGGACATATGAGTGGGAATGGGTTGATAGAAAGGGAGCAGGAAAGAGAATGAATGGGTTTGGGATGTGAAAGAGAAGTGGAGAGGAGAAGGAATGATGGAGGGAGGAAGAGTAGAAATGAATggcaagaagagagagagagagacatgaatAGGGGTCGGTGATGCCGAGAGATTGAGAGCTTTGGAGAAagtgacagtgagggggaatAGGAAAGGGGTGGGGAATGCAAGAAGGCGTGAGAGATGTGGAAGGATAGTGAGGGCTGTGACGAAGACACAGAGTGTAAGAGAGCGGTAGTGTCAGAGAGGGAGAAGGGTGAGGGTACTGAGAGGGGAGGAAAAGGGTTTAGGTGGATGAAAGGGAGTGAGGAAGCAGTTGAGATGGCTGCGAAGTTGAGAGTATGAACCGTCCAGGGACTTCTGAGGCAGGTATCTGAAGAAGGCTTGAGACAAGTAGAATTGGAAAGTGTGggataaagagagagatagagaatggagggggagagagaaaaggtTGACTTAATTCCTTTCATGTAATCAAATATTCCATCCTCATCACAGATGTGTCATCAAACAAATTATTTATGCCAAGCCATGGAGATCGTGAGACGAATTTTCAGGAGTCTGTTacatgacagaaagagagaggttgAGTGACTTGCAAGTAGAATTTCAGAGTTATTCAGTCAAATAGCTCAAAGCTACATTGGTGGAGTGGTTAAAAAACTGAAAAATACGAGGGAACGTTGTTCGGTGAACAAATATCCATTCGGATTATAAGGAGTGAAGCAGGATAAACATATGTGCAGTTTGCTACTTGTTCAAGTGGATGCAGGGAAAGGATGTGTCGTaatggctgatggaatttaaagtgATGGGGGCATTGTCGGGCTGAAGTAGTTTGCAGAGATGGGAAGAGTTGAAGGGGATGCAGTGGGTTACAGAGTTATGAAGTATTGTTCAGTATGGAGCAGATTACTGCTATAATGTGGATTATAGATTCTGGGGAGATTGCACAAGAGATTGTTTGCTAAGGTGGAAGCTGATGGAATTGAAGCTGACATGGACAGGAAATTGGTTgagcaacagaaaacagagaattgTAGTAACGTGTAAGTACTCAAATTGGGAGGATTTGACTAGTGGCGTCCCGCACGGATCGATCTTGGggtcacaattatttacaatatgcaTTCACTGCTTAGATAATGGCATAAAAACTCAAATATCCaaatttgtggacgacacaaaattgggcaGCATTGTAGATAGTGTTGAGGACATCATAAAACTGCAACAAATTTTGATAGATTAGGTCAATGTGCCAAGCTGCGGTAAATGGATTTCAATCCATACAGGTGTGAGGCTATCCAATTCGGATCGAAAAAGGATAGACGAGGGTATTATTTTAGAAGGGACAAAGTTAAATTCAGTGAATGTTCAGCGAGATTTGGGAGCTCAGGTGCCTTGCTCATTAAAGTACCACCAACAGGAGCAGATAGTAGTAAAGCAGACCAAAAGAACGCTTGTCTTCATATCGAAAGGACTCGAGAATAGAGATGCAGATGTCATGCTGCAGTTGCGAAAAAAAAAACTCGAGTTAGGccccacttagaatattgtgagcagggTTAGGCACCAAACCCtcggaaagattttttaaaaatgtatttattagtgtcacaagtaggcttacattaacgctgcaatgaagttactgtgaaaatgctccAGTCACACCACACTCCGTTCGAATGcaatgaaggagaatttagcatggtcaatgcatcttaccagcacgtctattggactgtgggagtaaaccgcagaaaccggaggaaacaaagacagacatggggagtacgttcaaactccacacatacagtcaacgaaggctgggaaccgaacccggtcCCTCGAGCTCcgcggcagcagcactaaccactgtgccaccgtaccactctGGAGGGTGCTCAAtgcaagaatgatacctggacttcaggtgTTAAGAGGAGAGATTAGGAAAATTATGCCTTTACTCTCTCAAATTCAGAAAGTTGAGAGGTGAattctacaaaatatttacaaggAAGGACAGAATGCataaggataaactgtttccacttgTTGAGGGCTCTATATCCAGGGGCCATAATCTACAAATTATGGCCAAGCCGTTCAAGAGAGATGTTAGAAATATTTCTACACGCGAAGAACGGTGgcggtttggaactctcttcctcaaatggcagTGGACCATCGTTCAATTGTTACGTTTAAGTATGAGATAGACAAATGTTTATTGTGTAggtgcatcaagggatatgggcctaaggcaggtacatggagttagaccactgatcagccacgatctaattgaatggtggagcgggatCAAGGGGCTGAAATGCCCATTCCTCCACATATGTCCCTTTGTTGCAAAGATAGGGTGGGGCTCCAGGCCGGGGAAGTTTAAAGATACATGGAGGAATGAGATCCTGGTGGGTTTTGAAAGCAAACATAAGCGTATTTAATTCGAAgtgtcaaaaacagaaaaatatacAGCGTTGTGAGTAAAGAGGATGTTTCTAAAATGGGATTCAGTGGCATTTTACTCAGAGTTTGACGCAGCCGAGGTTATGGAGGGTGGAAGCCGGAGACTGGGCAGCATTGTGTTGGAATAGACGAGTCTGGATGAAGCAATGGAATGGACGACGGTTGCCACAGCGAATacactgaaagagggagatagtCAGGCGGTGTTGTTGAGATGTAAAATATGGCATTGTGACGATACGATTCTGGGCCAACCATCAGCTGTCTTCACACCGGAAAACAGAGGAAACCAGAAACAGTttgcagggagagagtgggactggCGATCATTCACCAACGAAGGCCAATAGTCTCCTCCAaataagcacactttttcttcccTCGATTTCCCTGAGCTTTTCCTCCGCCACTACCGCACCCTGGCTGACAAACTCCGTCGCAGGTCTCTGCTGCCCACACGTGACCCTGGCTGGGCTTGTCCAGACGTGACCACGAAGACACCTATCAATGGCCTACGTTGTTGGAGGAGatttgggcggggggtggggggagggtgggggggcgtggcgggagctggtgtgagagagagaaaggcagattcCAGTGATGAATCTGGAGAATCGCAATGGCCACAGATTCAATAAATTGTTGCTATTTGTTACGAACTAGATTCTCAAATTGTACATTGTCAACAGGTGTTTTCCAGCATCGCAGCGTTTTTCCTTTGAATGAACTCTTTTTTATTTACATGATGTgaggagctgggaatcgaactagcAGAGATCTAGGAGAGACTGTGTCTGCTGCATCCCTTTCTAACCTTCAGGCCTTTTCTCTGACTATCCTTCTGGCTTCTTAATGTCCGCTCCTCCGAATTTCAACTCTTGCCCCTTGTGCACTGCTTTCCTGTCCGCTGATTCCTCCTGTTAATTTACTTCCTGGGATCCCGATGCCATATCTCACCATTGTCCCACTGCCTTTTTCTTCTATGACTCCGACTCCAGAGTTACTGCAGGTCATCCAAAAGTTTGTCTGCGTTTGTCCCACGGCACATTATTGTGTGGAATTGCCTCTGCTCATTTCAGTCTGGTCCTCGGATTGTCTTTCCTTGCTCCTGACTCTCTGTTCTTCACAGTATAAGATACCTGCTGCTAATTTTGTTCCAAtccctctctccctattcccTCTGAGCTGTCGTTGAAACATTTGAGATAACTCCTGCtaatccaggccctttccctctgGTCCTCCTGTGTTCTTTGCCACTTAGCACGGGACATTTGAGCTGCACTCTGCTCTGTTCTTTATTGATTTGACAAGTAATGTAAATGGATATTTCGCTATGTccttcaactgctctctgaatttgGACTGAGTCACCACgtaaatcagtgtgtttgtgcagcaacttaaatTCCGCAGCATGTATGCGACTTTTCCAAAGTTGTAAGAAGAATAATCATCGAAGTGACCATCAACATCAAAAAAATATAGTACATACACAAACCAGAGAAGTATGAAACTGaccgatatggtgaagagtaaaatcatagacttccttctgctctccatctctgggtcactgtgattCTCTCCATTGCTCTGACCCCTCAGTCCTTTACGGATTCTATTGGCCACTAGAATATGTCTCACTGTTAGAGCATTGAGTAACAAAATTAAAAAGAACGGGAGCAATGGTGTTAAAACTTTCTCAAAATATCTAAATCCAATCCATCTCGGGTCCTTGAAATAACTACGCTTATTATCACAACGCCATGGTACATTGTCAATAATCCTTCTCGGTTCAAATCTAAAGTAGATGGGAATATTTTTTAAACACAGTAAAGTGCCAGTTGTTCCGAGGACCACGGATGCAGTCTTCTTGGTGCAATATTTAGATTTTAACTTCTGACAACAAATGGCGACAAATCGATCAAAAGTGAAAGTGActgtgaaccagacagagcagtctgTGGCTGCACGCAGCATAACATAGCGAACACTACACACAGGGGTGATGTCCAGGAAATTCAGTGGGAAATAATAATTATTGATTCGGTTCAGTATAACCTCAGTCATAATGACCAGGAGATCCgccactgccatggccaccaggtagcgagttgTGCAGGCGGAGAGGTCGCTCTTTGCATGAGACAGAATCACAATTGCCACTAAATTAACtgtaagagagagaaagggaattaCTGAAAACAATATTTTCCAAAACTCATCAGAAAATAAAAAAGCATCACAAATGTGTGCGTTGGAATCAGATCACTGGCAGGAGCATCTGAACAATTATCTCAGCCTGCCTCTCACACGTCCAATTGCAGGTTTAACACATGTCACATGAGAGTGGGCTGCAGACTTTCCCCAGGGACAGATCATGACGTAAAATGTTTTCACGAGAAAGCAAAAACAAATGTTCATTTGGAGATCTATGCCTGCCTCCTACCACGCCATTGAGAGGAACTCATCTTCAGCTTGGATCACATTCTGCGTTAGGAGATCCTTCTCACCATATGGTCCACTTCTCCTGCTATGGAGCCATTACCTCAGATGGGAGAACCGGATCCAGCTCAGAACACTGTTGTCTGGTGCTACAGATGCATAAATGAAGTTTAATGAGACAGTGCAATTGTGACCAAAATAGCATTATCTCTATGTGACGGTCACAAAAAGAAGAGATGTTATATTAACCTATATAGAAAGCTGAATTATAGCTCACTTAAAGTTTTAGGTATAGCTGTTGTCCTCAAATCACAAAAAAACACCTTTGGTGGGGGCAAGTTGACGATGCAAAAATAATACCAGGTACTCATTTTGTGAACATGTTCAATAGTATTCTAAATGGACAAATAATCTTAATAAAACCTTCCACTCAAGACAGTTTCTTGCTTGGAGAGTTTATTCAACAGAACAGAGCATTCTAATGAATGCAAAACCATTATAATACTGAGTACTTCAGAACTAGATTCCGATGGGACAACACAATACAATTGCACAGATGATTCAGCAAATGTAATTAACATAATTATATTATTAAACAAGTGTCCGCAAAACTGTGACCATACCAACGAATGTAACATTACCTTTCTCAGTTTAATTGCAAAAACTAGCTCATATGAAAAGTTAAACAATCACATTAGCTTTagacacttaccaggaacaccaaataTGGCAAGGACCA
The Mustelus asterias chromosome 16, sMusAst1.hap1.1, whole genome shotgun sequence DNA segment above includes these coding regions:
- the LOC144505382 gene encoding putative G-protein coupled receptor 139, which gives rise to MPAFDCGKHVQIKIVQLSQEESWAVIESYRAGESHRPIESATTHEKNLTYICNPIYEHLANRFESLDLLVNLVAIVILSHAKSDLSACTTRYLVAMAVADLLVIMTEVILNRINNYYFPLNFLDITPVCSVRYVMLRAATDCSVWFTVTFTFDRFVAICCQKLKSKYCTKKTASVVLGTTGTLLCLKNIPIYFRFEPRRIIDNVPWRCDNKRSYFKDPRWIGFRYFEKVLTPLLPFFLILLLNALTVRHILVANRIRKGLRGQSNGENHSDPEMESRRKSMILLFTISVSFILLWFVYVLYFFDVDGHFDDYSSYNFGKVAYMLRNLSCCTNTLIYVVTQSKFREQLKDIAKYPFTLLVKSIKNRAECSSNVPC